The following nucleotide sequence is from Pseudobutyrivibrio ruminis HUN009.
CATCATTACAATTAGTATTATAATGCGCCTACCATTTCAAAAACTTGCACAAACCCGCTATAAAGTGATACTATTCTATCATTATAGGAGATAGACACATGATTAATATTAACGATTATCAGTCCATACATGAGGTTACTAGCCACTTTGACTACAACATTCCATACAACACATATCCTTGTACTATTCCGCTGGATTTTGATTCGGTGCCACTGCACTGGCATGAGGATGCCGAATTTATCTATATAAAAAAGGGGGCTGGAATCATTATCATCGACGGAAATGAGAACACTGTAGCTGCCGGGGATATTGCCTTTATACTGCCAGGCAAGGTCCACGGTATTTATCAGCTTTCGGATAATTCTATGGAATACGAAAATATCATTTTTGATTCAAAGATGTTCGCCTCTAACTTAGACGAATTCTATGACAGATTTCTCAAGCCATTTTTCGAGAACACCGTGGATATTCCCCAAGTTTTTAGGCCTGGTGTCACCGGATATGAAAGTATAAAGAAATATCTGGATAGCAACGACAACATCTCCAGCCACAGAGAAGGGGCATGGGGCCTTGCCATCAAAGGCAATCTCTATCTGCTTCTTTTTAATTTAGTAACGCTTTATGAAGATAAGATTGATACAAAGAATAAGAAGAAAATCGACAAGCTAAAGCCTGTCATCAAATATGTAGAATTGAATTATGGTAATCAAATCACCGTTGCTGAAATGGCAGATTTAGCAGGATTTTCCGAGTCCCATTTTATGCGATTTTTCAAGGAAGCCTTCGGCGTAAGCTTCATCACATATCTAAACGACTACAGACTTTCCATGGCCTCCCGCTTGCTTTTAGAATCAGAGGAGACAATCCTTACCATATCCCAGCAGGTGGGCTTTGAAAACCTCTCCCACTTCAACCGTCAGTTCAAACGCAAATACAATAAAACTCCCAGAGAATACAAAAAAGCATAGCAGCCTAAACTGCTATGCTTTATCTTTTCATTTCTAATTAATACCAACCGTAGGAATCGTAAGCTTCATCCTCGTAGTAATAATCGTCATAATCGTAATAGTCATCATAATAATCATCATAATAGTAGCTATCATCGTAGTAGCTATCATATCCGTACAATCCAAGAACCAACGAATAGATAGCTTCATCATCGCCAGACTTTAATGTCTCGCTGATTGTCTTGAGAACTTCTACGTATTCGCTTGGCACCTTTGCTGCCTCAAGGTTGCTAACTGTTGATGACAAATCAACGATTTTGAGAAGATCAATCATCTCTTCTCCATCCATGTTTTCAAGGTCGTAAACTGTTCCGGCCTTTGCCATATCTGGCACATCTTCCATTGAATATGAAAGATTTACCTGAAGAAGTGAATCGTTGTCTGCCATGACGTTCATGTCGATTTTACCAGTAGTGCCTTCTGTCTGAACAACGAAATCGTACTGAGCAAGTGCAAGGAATTGCATGTCATCCTCATAGATTGACTCTGTCATTCCTTCTCCAAGTGTAACAAGGAACTCTGCGTTAACACCACGTGTTTTGCTGTATGTCTTCTGGTCGAAGTTCTTAACCTCAACTGTAAAGTACTCTTCGTCATCTAATGCAACAGTGTATGTACCGTTTAAGAACTCATCCTGTGATGTGCCCTTACCATCAATTGTAAGTGCCTCGCCTTCAGTATTAACAATCTTTAGCTTAAGACCTGAATCAGCGCCATCTTCTGGCATGTATAATGTAAATACTTCGCCTTCAGCATCATCGTCATATGAGATACCCTTGATGTTGAATGCGCTATCAAGATAAACATAGAGAACACCAACATCCTTGTTCTTCTTTGGATTCTTTTCAATCTTCTCTAATGTCTTTTTGGCATCCTTCTTTGCTGAAGAAACATCTGAAGTGATGTCATCCCAGTACTCCTCTGCATCTGCATACTCAGATTCCTCATCTGACTGAATCTCTGCCTCAAGGAATGGCATAAGCATTTCCTTAAGATCATCATCTTCCTCGAATGCTTCTGCTAAATCATATGTAAGCTGAGCATCTGTCTTTGCGTCGATTGTAATAGCAAGCTCTGTGTATGTAGCCTTTACTCCGCTAGCCTTGATTTCCTTTTTGTCCTTTGTGATATCTGCGCCTGCAAGATCCTTCTTGATGATGCTTGCGTAGTTATCAGCTGTTGTGCTCATCTGAGCAGGTGTTGGATATGTCTCTGCGTATGTTGAAAGCTGTGTTGTGTAATCAGCGATTGCCTTAACAATTTCCTGCTTGTCAAAATCTGAGCCAGCAATGAATGATGCATCAGAAACGATTTCTGGGGCTGAGACGTAAGCCTCGCCTGCATTAGCATCAATAAGTGCCTGGAATGTAGTGATGTGTGTTCCATTGATGCTTGCATCTACATCAAGTCCTAATGACTTATCCTGAACATCCATAGCGATTGTTGCACCTGCACTATTAAACCAAGAAATATCAGCTGCAGTCATGCCCATTTCGTCAGCCAAAAGGCTCTTGATTTTGTCGCCAAGTGTAAAATCTACTGAAAGAGTCATATCACCATTTAAATCAGCGTATGATTCCTGGATGGAATTGTAGCTAACTTCATATTCCTCAACAAGGCTACCTGACTGATTGTCGATTGCTTTAGAAAGCATCTTTGCAGGGTTGTTGATGAATTTATATGCGAAGAATCCGCCTACTGCAAGAAGTGCAATTACAACCACTACAACAATAGCAATGATAATTCCTTTCTTGCCCTTTTTAGGAGCTGGAGCTTCCTCAGCAGGTGGAATTGGTGACCACTGTGGAGTAGGCTGCTCTACTGGAGCCTCTTCTGCTACTGGCTGCTCCTCAGCCTGGTCAGAAATCACTTCATCTACTGTAAGAACTTTTTCTTCTGTATTATCTTCTACTGGAGCCTCTTCGATTACTGGAGCTTCCCCTGTCTCAGATACCTCTTCTACAGGTTCTTCAGCCTGAGCCTCTTCTACTTGTGGCTCCTCTACCTCTGAAGCAGCCTCTACAACTGGCTCCTCTACAGGGGCTTCCTGTGGTGCTGGAGCTGCAGGCTGCTTAGCTGGAGTCCCACACTTTGGACAGAACTTTGCAGTTGCGCTAAGTTCAAATCCACATTTAGTACAAAACATAAATCTTCCTCCCTCTCACTTTGAGTGTCGCTTAATGGTATTAATTATATACCATAAAATTAAAAAAGCAATACCATAAATTAATAAACTTTTTAAATAATATAAATCATGGATGCTATATAAATAGTGGAATGTTGGGCAAAATCGCTGTAACATACGACCTTCTTTGAAGTCGATGAATACAGGGGAAAGTATTGCCGATGCCATGATAAGAATCGGTGTAACGATTCCAAGTCCCTTAATGCTGTGAATGATTTCTCTGATAAAAATAGCCACCACGATGACTACAAAATCATATGCAGCAATAGTCGCAATCTCTCTTCCCAAGGATGTGAACACACCTCCCCAGTACATGCCAACAAGTACCATTATTGTCGGAATAAAAATTATAACTAGATAGTAAAGCAAATCTCTGAGTATAAAGACCCTTGTCTTCCACCAGATAAACAAGCCATTTGCCTCATCCTCAAGATAATACATGGATGCAGCTATTCCACAAAGGAGAAGCCACAGCGCTAGGATTCCTCTTAGCGGCATCATCAGATAATTAGTATCTTCAGATGAATTGTCTGTGCCATCAACATAGCCCATCTCAAAGAGATTGCCATTAATCTCGTAATTATCATATGTTTCGATGATGTGGTTCAACTGATCCTCAGTTGGATTGTCATCGTACACATTTTTTGAAATGTAGTAAATAGCCATTTGTCTGGCAATCATAGGATAAACTCTGCTGGCGAGTACCTCCCTGCCAAGCATGTGTGTAAGACCACTTTCACGGATAACAATTTCTATCTTTGTTTTGGTCTTGCCCTTTGTAGCCATGTTATCCACAAGGGTATCCAAATCTTCTGGCACAATCCACCCTTCGGTGAGCTGCTGTGACTCCACATCCTTCACCACTGCATCTGCATCGTCATAAAACTTAAATAGCAGACTACCTGGATTGGATTCCAGATTCTCTTTCAGCCATTTGGAGCAGCTGTCATCACCTGGGATGTAGACGCCAATTGTCATGAGTCCCGATGGTGCAGCGCTCATAGCATTCAGCATAAGCACCATCAATGGAACTACCAAAAGCATGGCTATGTAACTTTTCTTTTTTAATAACCTTTTTAATAGTAGTAAGTATTTCATCCTTATTTCATCTTCTGTCTTCTTACAACCATTGCAATTCCAAGGAATGCCACGGTGTAAGCGCACATAATCCAAAAGTATAATCCTGTCTCATCGTCGGTAATCACACCGCCCATGTATGAAAATGCTACACCGGACGGAATGAACTCGCCAATTTTTTGAACGATTGCAGGGAAGAATGTCTTTGGATAGAAATATCCAGACACATATCCCATTCCAATGTAAAGCATAAATGCCACCAGAATTTTGTTGATGACACCTACCAGAATCTCAAAAATCATAAATCCTAATGCAGCAAACATGATGGATACTGGAAGCAATTTGCCTGCAATTTCTCCTAATGTCTTCATCAGATTTACATCTATCTCCACAGAATCCAGCACGCCAAAATGAATAGCAGCTGCCATCAATCCAAATATCACAGCCATGCAAATGATGTTGATGGTCAAAAATGGGATATACTCACCAAGCACCTGGGCCACAGCACCGATGCCCTTTGATTTCATGAACCGAATTCTTCCATCCTTTTGGCCAAGGAAAAATGAGATGGCACAGAATGAAAGCAGAAGCATGAAAAACAAAAGTATTCCAAGGAAATAATAGGCTGGTGTGGATAGACCATCTGAGAGGCCAAGCTCTGTGATTTCTGCCACATTGGTTCTGACGATTAGTGCCGAAATATATCGCATAAACAAATCGTTTATTTTCTCGGAGCGATAGTTTTTATCGAAGCCCTCTTCCTTCATCAGCTGCCTGAGGGTAAGGATACCTGTCTCGGAATAAATGATGATGTGGGTTGCAATAGATGAAATCTCATCCATCATCACATTTGAAATGCCCTTTTGACCTGATGTAGCATAGTATTTTAGCTTTGCATCATTTGTCATTGCATCAAGGGCATTGCTGAACTCCTCCGTAATTACGATATAGGCAGAAATATCAGCGTTTCTTAAAGCCTGCTTGGCAGCCTCTTCATCATCGTACTCTACCAGCTCAATCATGTATCGGCTCTCATCAAGGGTGCCTACCATGTAGATTCCAAGGCTTATCATTTCATCATCAGTGTCACCAACAACACCTAGCTTGTAGCGCTGCTGCTCTGATGCGTATGTGTCGCTATAAATGAGAGCATAACCTGCCACAGACAGCAAAAAAGCCACCACTAAAATCATTGCGAGTATTCCGGGTAGCAGTTTAAATATTCGTTTATATTGAATTAGCAAATAATCTTTAAACTTTACCATAACTCTATAATCTTCCTATCAAATGAGGAATGTCCCCGTCGTACTTGTAAGGCACAAGCTTGCCTTCCTTAAGGATGAAGCATTTGTCGCAAAGCTCTATCTCCTGCACCTCGTGTGTTGCAATAATCAAAGAACCTCCCTGGCGTTTGAACTGCTCAAAGTATGTGTAGATTCTCTCCTTGCACACCAAATCAAGAGCCGCTGTTGGCTCATCCAAAAGCATAAGCTTTGGGTTTGAATTGATAGCACAACCGATAGTGAGACGCTTCTTCATGCCGCCTGACATTTGATTTACAGGAACCTTGATGAACTGGTCGATTCCAAGCATCGCAAGAAAGCCGTCCTGAAGCTCCTTCTTCAATTTGTCAGGTTTGTACCACATGCGCAGATTGTCCCAGGCAGTAAGCTCTGTAATCAGAGGTGTCTCCTGTGGAACGTATGCCACAAGCTCATTTCTTAATTTTGTATTTTTCAGCAAATCCTTGCCATCGATATTGAAAAAGCCAGAATTAGGCTTTTGAAGTCCCGCTAGAATTGTAAGAAGTGTAGATTTTCCACTACCATTCTCCCCGAGGATTCCCACAATCTCGCCAGGCTCTACCGTAAAGTCGATACCTGTCAAGACTGTGTGTTTCCCATATTTCTTTTTAACATTTTTTATTTCAATCATTACTCAAATAGCCCCTTGTAATTGTAGGTTGTGTAAAAATCAAGCTCTACATTAATGTATTCCTCGTAGTTGTCCTTTGTCAGTTCATCTGTTCCAGAATACATCCAACCTAAAATCTGCGAATTAATCCAATCACCATGATGACACTCATCACTGTAATTGTCCAGATTTGTTGTAACATCAAACTCATTGTTGAATGAGTACAGATGGATATTATCGCACTCAAGCATAAGCTCGATTGCATATTTCTCCGCTGCTATCCATCTTTGAACTGTTCCAAGCTCATTTTGTGAGCCCCACCATGCGATGGAGTATGGTGTGAAATAATAGTAAAACTGAATGTCAGGATTGTCCTTTGCAAGCTGAACAACATTCTGTGTGATGTTTTCCTCAACCTGCTGCTTTACCTCATCAACAAATGGCTCTCTAGAGGTTGGCTCCGCAAATTCGGTTCTATCTCCCAAAACTACATCAGCTCCAAACTCCGCTGTGTCCATCCAGTTGGCATAATCATCGAAGCTAGTGATGCCGGCTTCCTTTCCGGCTGCTGCATCTGCAAGCATTGGGATTGCGATGTCGAATAATACTTCTTTATTGAAGAAATAGTTTACGTCATTGAAGATGTTATCGTCGTAAAGATAATCTGGATAATCTCCCAAATCATCACGAATTCTATTTGCATCATCCATGATGTAGGAATAATCCAGAGGACGAATTACAAGCTTAAGGTCTGGATTCACTTCAATGGCATTTGCAATATTGTCGTTAAGCTCCTTGTAAGTGCCACCAGCAAATGTGGTCTTAATTGAATTTACTCCAAACAATTCATCAACTTCGCTAGTCTTGTAATTTTCCGCCATAGATGTGCCTATCACCATAGCATCATAATCGAAGTGCTTGATAATTCCATCGTTTTGGCTTCGTTCATTATTCAATTCGTAATAAAGGCCTGAAAGTGGTCCGTGATAATGGAAGTATGGATCTACCACAATAATCACACTGGCAAATCCCACCAACAGTATCATCAACACCGCAAGCATAGCGGCCATCCATCTTTTACTACTTTTAAACATATATAATCCTAAAAATTAAAATATAAAAATGTGCTGATTCCGCTAAGTGAGAAGATACTGAGGGCAATCAAAAATGCTGTCCAAAGCATAGTGCTTATCTTTAGCTGGAACACCTGCATCTTTTGTTTTGAATTCTTTGCTCCAAGCACAATGAACAGTGCAAGGAAATAATAGATTCCAACATATATAAATGGAAGTGAATTTGTAAGCGCTGTTCCATCCAGGAAGTATTTCAACACTGGTGTCTGGAATGCGCTAAGGATGTTCACATCGATGTTGGTGAAATCTACATATAAAATCTGCTTTATAAACTCGATTGCATCGCCGATTGTATCTGCTCTGAAAAAGATAAGTGACATAGCAAAGAATACCTGTGTCAGCATCCATCCAAGGGCAGGGTGCATTTCATCGAAGGTCTTTTTGTTCATGCGAGTGATGATAACAAAGATACCGTTTAGCACAGACCAAACTACAAAGGTCCACTGGGCACCATGCCAGAATCCACTGAGCAAGAATACTATGAAAAGATTGAAGCATGTTCTTACATTTCCACGGCGATTTCCACCGAGAGGGATGTACACGTATTTGGTAAAGAATCTGCCAAGTGTGACATGCCAATGATTCCAAAAGCTTGCAATGTTGAGCGTCTTGTATGGGCTATCAAAGTTTACCGGCAAATCTATATTGAGCATCTTTGCAAGACCTGTTGCCATGTCGCAATATCCGCTGAAATCAAAGTACAGCTGGAAGTAATATGCAATCATCACAAGGATTGCGTTGGTAGCTTTCAGATCTGCCACCTGAGTGTAGCCCCAGTTTACAGCAACGCCAAACACATCTGCTATTAATATCTTTTTACCAAGGCCCATGGCAAACATGTAGAAGCCCTTTGCCATGTTGTCCCAATCCACAGTCTTTTTACTTGGATTTAATAGCTGAGGAATCATCTCATCATGGGTAACGATTGGGCCGGCAACCAGCTGTGGGAAGAAGGTGACGTAGCAAGCATATGTAAGGAAATCGTACTTAGGCACCTGTCCTCTGTAAGTATCCACGATAAATGAAATCTGCTGGAATGTGAAAAAGCTGATTCCAAGAGGAAGAGCAATATTCATAAATGGCCAGTCGGTTTTAAATATCGTATTTACGTTATCGATGAAGAAATCCATGTACTTGAAATAAAAGATTATCCCAAGGTTCACTGCCACACCGAGTATCATAACCGGCTTGCAGGATTTCAAATATCCAACACTATCTATAGTAACTGAATCCAACTCTGAATTCATTGTAGTCGCTTCAAGTATGGCACCGTTTTGCAATCTCTTCATCCACAGGTAAAACAGATAATTTACGATTACGCTGGAAATGATAATTAGCAGGTAACCCGGATTGAAATATCCATAGAACCACAGGGACATTCCAAGCAGAAAAACAAGACCAAGCTTGTATCGCTTAGTCTTATTAAGTAAAAAATATCCTAGTATGCAAATTGGTAAAAAAACAAAAATAAAAATATAAGAATTAAATAACATCTACTTCTAACTCCGCAAGTAACGGATACAAGCGCCCTAGTTTTTTGATGTAGGTTACGGATACAAGCCTTGGTATTGCTTCGTTCCGAGATTGGTCACTTCAGCAACACCAAGAGCTTGTCTCCTACCTACATTCTTGACACTGAGAGCTTGTTAACTACCTGCTCATCTAAATATTATATTTTTTATTAACCACGGTTAGTGGAGAGCCTGGGCGATATCTGCAATGAGGTCTTCGCTGTCCTCGAGGCCGCAAGATACGCGGATAAGGCCTGCTGGGATGCCAGCTGCCTCAAGCTGCTCATCTGTCATCTGACGATGTGTAGATGTAGCTGGGTTTAAGCAGCAGCTTCTAGCATCAGCAACGTGTGTCTCGATAGCGATGAGCTTGAGCTTCTTCATGAATGATTCTGCTGCAGCTCTGCCTCCGTTGAGCTCGAATGAAACTACACCACATCCTCCGTTTGGAAGATACTTCTGAGCCATCTCGTAGTACTCATCTCCCTCAAGGTTTGGATAAGTAACCTTCTTTACCTCTGGGCAAGACTGAAGGAATTTTGCAACGGCAAGTCCGTTTTCAGCATGGCGAGGCATACGAACGTGAAGCGACTCCAATCCAAGGTTGAGGATGAATGCATTCTGTGGAGACTGGATGCTTCCAAGGTCACGCATAATCTGTGCTGTAGCCTTTGTGATGAAAGCTCCCTCTTTACCAAACTTCTCTGCGTATGTGATTCCGTGGTAGCTGTCATCTGGAGTGCAAAGTCCTGGGAACTTATCAGCATAAGCCATCCAATCAAACTTTCCTGAATCTACGATACATCCACCAACGCCTGCGCCGTGGCCATCCATATATTTTGTAGTTGAGTGTGTAACGATATCTGCGCCCCACTCGATTGGACGGCAGTTTACTGGTGTTGGGAATGTGTTATCAACAATAAGTGGTACGCCATGAGCGTGTGCCACCTTTGCAAATTTTTCTATATCTAAAACTGTAAGGGCTGGGTTTGCGATGGTCTCGCCAAACATTGCGCGTGTGTTATCCTGGAATGCTGCATTCAACTCTTCCTCTGATGCATTTGGTGAAACGAATGTAACATCAACACCCATCTTCTTCATTGTAACAGCGATAAGGTTGAATGTTCCACCATAGATTGATGAAGATGCAACGATATGACTGCCGCACTCGCATACGTTGAATAATGCGTAGAAATTGGCTGCCTGTCCGCTGGATGTAAGCATTGCAGCTGTACCACCTTCAAGTGCTGCGATTTTTGCAGCCACGTAGTCGTTTGTAGGATTCTGAAGTCTTGTATAGAAATAGCCTGATGCCTCAAGGTCAAAAAGCTTTCCCATATCCTCACTAGTGTCATACTTGAAAGTTGTAGATTGTACAATTGGAATCTGTCTTGGCTCACCATTTCCTGGTGTATAACCTGCCTGCACACATCTAGTTCCAATTCCCTGCTTATTCATGTCTTGCCCTCCTGAAATACTAAAAATAGGTGTGTAGTGAAATAATTATAATCACTACACACCCATAAACTTTACCATATTAAAGCGGCATTTTAAATATTAATTCTATCTAATTATTTCATCATAACGGGCTGAAACCTTGGACCAGTCAAGCACTTCCCAAAATGCTTTGATGTAATCTGGACGCAGATTCTTATACTTAAGATAGTAAGCATGCTCCCAAACATCAAGAGCAAGTATAGGCGTCCAGCCTTTGCCCTCTGATAATGGATTGTCCTGATTCAAAGAGTTTGATGCATGAAGCTCTCCTGCAGAATCAACTGAAAGGAAAGCCCAACCTGAACCAAACTGAGCTGCTGCAAGCTTCGACAGTTCGTCTTTGCATGCTTCAACACTTCCAAATGCTTTATTAATTGCATCAGCAAGCTTACCTGCTGGCTCCTTTACAGCATTAGGAGAAAACATTTCAAAATAAAGATTATGATTATAATATCCACCACCTTGATTTCTGATACCTTTGCGCAAAGTCTCATCGGAAATCTTATCTAAGTTTGCAAGAACTTCTGCTGCTGGCTTGTCCGCCACACCAGCTTTAGCTGCAAGATCATTGAAATTGTTTGTATAGGTTGCATGATGCTTGCCATGATGAGTCTCAATTGTGAGCTTATCAATATATGGCTCCAAAGCATCTGTTGCATAAGGCAATTTGATTTGTTCGTACATGTGTATTCTCCTTTCGTTTTCAGCTGGTCTCCGCCAGTTCCTTTGGATTTGTATACACATTTTAACATATTGCCTACGCAATTATAATCAAATCTATGTAAAAAGTTTCTATAGTTTAGCTTGCTTTAGGCTCGCCATATTCTCTGACCATCGAATTAAAAACTACAACCCATTGCTTACCAAATTTATGAACATCAATACCTTCTATTAATTTTCCATATATTATAGCTCGTCTAAGAGTACTTTCGTTGAGCCCCCACATTTCTGTAGCCTCTCGCATAGACATTAAACCATCAAATGGAGAATCTATCTTCTTACCATTATCCCATAATTCATCACAGGACAAATCTAAATCATCATTCCAGATAATTCCATATCCACCAACATCAACTGATACTGATTCAAATAAAGAACTATCCTCCATTAGTTGGTTAAAAGCTGGTATTGTCTCTGCTAAATCTTTAATACTATATTCCTTTGTCTGACCTTCAACAAAATGAACTTGTAATTTATAATCAGGCATCGCCTTTACATCTTTTATCTTATGAAACATATTTACCTCCTATTCAAGTGGTGGCAATTCACCTTCTAATAATTCATATGTTCTAAGATCAATAGCTGCAATATCTTCACCATATATGGCATGAAGATGGGGTGGATTGTGTTCACTAGAACGAAAATACATTCTTATCACAATACCATTAAATCTTGAAATAACTGGCATAACATTACTCCTCAATAGAATAATATCACGTTATCGTGATGTGAGCAAGAAAATAGTTCCATAATCCGCTCCAAAAGTATTGAATTAATCATATTCAAAGATTTAATACCTGAAATGCTATATTTCCAACACATTTTGGGCTTCAAAAGTATTAAATCAAGATATTTTTTCATTTTAATACGCAACCCCTCCATTTTAATCGTCATTTTTAACAGCATGATAATTATCATAGTATTAAAAATCAAAATCATTTGATTTCACTACTTTTAAAGCTCTAATTCCATCAAAAATCACTGATTTCACGTATTAAAAAATGAAATCTCCTCATTTCAATACTTTTCATTTTTCGCCAAGTATTATTATTAAACATCCCGCCAATTCAATACTTCACACTCCAGCCCTCCACAAACAAACAGCCCTCGCCAAACACAGCGCTCACTCAGCCTTACATTAACCCTGTAGCTTTGCCACAGCCCCAGTTTTTAAGCCTGCTTGACTAACATTTATCTGCCAAAAGTAAAGAAAACATCCTTCCTTGTATCAAATAAGACACAAAGAAGGATGTTTTTATTTTAGTAATCTAGGCTATTTTAATAGTTATCAGCTAAGTTATCAAATCCCATCACCGACTTCTACAGTGGTTTACTCTTCTGAAGGTACATCAACTCCCTCAAACTCTGTAACGTATTCATAATTATTAGCATCATTTGATATACCTACTGTTACATCGATAGTATCACCATTATCCACTATATTTAGGCCTATATCATATACTGTAGATGTTGTTCCCAAAGCATCTATATAAGTTGTTCCCGTGTGCGTTCCAGTAGCTTCCTCACTACCCATGGTATTAACTATTGTCTCAGTAAACTCATATGCACCAGTACCCTCTCTATTAGTAGGAAAAATAATTTCATTTCCTTTTCTTAAGTGAGCACTTGTCCCAATTCCACTATCAGGCACTCCTGTAATAGTATTTCCATTACTTGTTAACTCAGAAATCTCTGCGGCATTATCAAATAGCTGAACATCCACGGTCATTACTATATTATCTACAAGATTTTCAGGTGCTTCATATCCCGGTGTAGAATATACTAGTGTAGCATCCGCCATACTGCCATATCCGTCGTATGCACCATATCCTACAGTTCCTTGTACAATATAAAGAGAATACATCTTATACGAATCGCCTTCACCAACAGAGATTGTTCCAACCTTTGTTAATCCTGCCATCATAGAAGATTGACTTTCAGGGACCGCTATAACCGCATAGCCTTCCCCTGCTGCTGCCTTTTCAGCTGCTGCAACAACTCCTTGAATTCTTCTTGCATCTTTTACACCAAACTGCTTACACATATTGTAAACATAAGGTGTAATAACAATTGATTCATCAGCAAGAGATGTAACTGTAATATTGTTATTGGCACATGCCTCTAATGTGGTAATATTAAAGCCATTATCTTTTCCTATAGTGAGATAATGCTCATAATATTTGAAAATATCATTTCCGTACAAAGCCTTTAATTCTGGATATGCACTTGCATATGCAGATGGGTTGAAATCTTTCCAGCCTTCACGGCCTTCAAAAATTCCACATGTTACAAAGTGTGCAAAGAGAGCTTCATCATCATCTAATATGTCTTCTGGAAGCTCCAAATTATTCACTCTATAATAATCAACATCAAACAATTCTCTAATTAATGCGATTTGCTCCGCTGTCAATGTTTGATAGCTAACAGTTGCTGAATCTGTAGCTTGTGTAAGTCCTTCTGCGTTTGCCACAATTGTAGGACCTGTCCATGATGCCACCATTGCTGCTGCCAACATGAATGCTAATACCTTTTTTCTTCTCATATAAAACCTCCTCAAATGAATGTAAATTCATTATCCTCCCACAGGAGACAATATACATTTTCTTCATTGTCTGACTAATT
It contains:
- a CDS encoding superoxide dismutase, producing the protein MYEQIKLPYATDALEPYIDKLTIETHHGKHHATYTNNFNDLAAKAGVADKPAAEVLANLDKISDETLRKGIRNQGGGYYNHNLYFEMFSPNAVKEPAGKLADAINKAFGSVEACKDELSKLAAAQFGSGWAFLSVDSAGELHASNSLNQDNPLSEGKGWTPILALDVWEHAYYLKYKNLRPDYIKAFWEVLDWSKVSARYDEIIR
- a CDS encoding O-acetylhomoserine aminocarboxypropyltransferase/cysteine synthase family protein, with translation MNKQGIGTRCVQAGYTPGNGEPRQIPIVQSTTFKYDTSEDMGKLFDLEASGYFYTRLQNPTNDYVAAKIAALEGGTAAMLTSSGQAANFYALFNVCECGSHIVASSSIYGGTFNLIAVTMKKMGVDVTFVSPNASEEELNAAFQDNTRAMFGETIANPALTVLDIEKFAKVAHAHGVPLIVDNTFPTPVNCRPIEWGADIVTHSTTKYMDGHGAGVGGCIVDSGKFDWMAYADKFPGLCTPDDSYHGITYAEKFGKEGAFITKATAQIMRDLGSIQSPQNAFILNLGLESLHVRMPRHAENGLAVAKFLQSCPEVKKVTYPNLEGDEYYEMAQKYLPNGGCGVVSFELNGGRAAAESFMKKLKLIAIETHVADARSCCLNPATSTHRQMTDEQLEAAGIPAGLIRVSCGLEDSEDLIADIAQALH
- a CDS encoding DUF4160 domain-containing protein, with the translated sequence MPVISRFNGIVIRMYFRSSEHNPPHLHAIYGEDIAAIDLRTYELLEGELPPLE
- a CDS encoding DUF2442 domain-containing protein is translated as MFHKIKDVKAMPDYKLQVHFVEGQTKEYSIKDLAETIPAFNQLMEDSSLFESVSVDVGGYGIIWNDDLDLSCDELWDNGKKIDSPFDGLMSMREATEMWGLNESTLRRAIIYGKLIEGIDVHKFGKQWVVVFNSMVREYGEPKAS
- a CDS encoding MBOAT family O-acyltransferase; translated protein: MLFNSYIFIFVFLPICILGYFLLNKTKRYKLGLVFLLGMSLWFYGYFNPGYLLIIISSVIVNYLFYLWMKRLQNGAILEATTMNSELDSVTIDSVGYLKSCKPVMILGVAVNLGIIFYFKYMDFFIDNVNTIFKTDWPFMNIALPLGISFFTFQQISFIVDTYRGQVPKYDFLTYACYVTFFPQLVAGPIVTHDEMIPQLLNPSKKTVDWDNMAKGFYMFAMGLGKKILIADVFGVAVNWGYTQVADLKATNAILVMIAYYFQLYFDFSGYCDMATGLAKMLNIDLPVNFDSPYKTLNIASFWNHWHVTLGRFFTKYVYIPLGGNRRGNVRTCFNLFIVFLLSGFWHGAQWTFVVWSVLNGIFVIITRMNKKTFDEMHPALGWMLTQVFFAMSLIFFRADTIGDAIEFIKQILYVDFTNIDVNILSAFQTPVLKYFLDGTALTNSLPFIYVGIYYFLALFIVLGAKNSKQKMQVFQLKISTMLWTAFLIALSIFSLSGISTFLYFNF